The following coding sequences lie in one Candidatus Melainabacteria bacterium genomic window:
- a CDS encoding phytanoyl-CoA dioxygenase, giving the protein MSQECLIDMTKTFTDEGYSLRKGVLNASQVDQILAAIEHAKVSATVRKRGAGVFAMRHLLKEVPEVCQIAESATILNMVKEILGPTAFPVRAVLLDNDPDAAWYLNWHQDLHIGVKKRVDAPGFSAWSVKNGILHVQPPVEYLSRMLTVRIHLDDCQPQDGALEVIPSSHYTGVLSKKRIDDMDAKGSYQVCAARSGDVLLMRPLLVHRSSTARDEGHRRIVHIEYTSRMLPDGLEWAIA; this is encoded by the coding sequence ATGTCACAAGAATGCCTCATAGATATGACTAAGACTTTCACTGACGAAGGTTATTCATTGAGAAAAGGCGTTCTTAACGCCTCACAGGTCGATCAGATTCTCGCTGCCATCGAGCATGCGAAAGTCAGTGCAACTGTGCGGAAGCGCGGAGCCGGCGTGTTTGCCATGCGGCACCTGCTTAAGGAAGTTCCCGAAGTTTGCCAGATCGCCGAGTCCGCCACCATCCTCAATATGGTCAAAGAAATTCTCGGACCAACCGCCTTTCCGGTTCGAGCTGTATTGCTGGATAATGACCCGGATGCTGCCTGGTATCTGAACTGGCATCAAGATTTGCATATCGGCGTCAAGAAGCGTGTGGATGCACCTGGCTTCTCAGCCTGGTCGGTAAAGAATGGCATTTTACATGTGCAACCGCCCGTCGAATATCTTTCGCGTATGCTGACGGTGCGCATACATTTGGATGACTGCCAGCCTCAAGATGGCGCTTTGGAAGTGATTCCAAGTTCGCACTATACTGGCGTTCTTTCGAAGAAGAGAATTGACGATATGGACGCCAAAGGGTCCTATCAGGTATGTGCTGCGCGCAGCGGCGATGTTCTTTTGATGCGTCCGCTGCTTGTGCATCGGTCATCCACAGCACGGGACGAAGGGCACCGACGCATCGTGCACATCGAATACACGTCGCGGATGCTTCCCGACGGTCTGGAATGGGCAATCGCCTAG
- a CDS encoding glycosidase, giving the protein MYLFKLANVLLAAATVQSAPLTDVKRLSDEPVLTPRPKFFDDMAAYNPAAVKVGKKTVLLYRGQNKAGTSQIGYAESTDGIHFTRSAKPVLSPETAYEKDGGIEDPRLVKIDGTYYLTYTGYNKTDAQLCLATSKDLKKWDRVGIIMPANKGTWNTKWTKSGAILTTRVNGKYWMYYLGTADGADQMGLASSTDLKHWQDATKKPVLPKRPGMFDSKVVEPGPAPLLTDEGILLIYNGADDKLVYRTGWVLFDRKDPTRVLRRSDEPFFVPEKKWEIEGQVPNVVFVEGLTQEGSKLNLYYGGGDTSTGVVQCELKK; this is encoded by the coding sequence ATGTACCTTTTTAAATTGGCAAACGTTTTGCTGGCCGCGGCGACGGTTCAATCAGCACCTCTGACCGACGTAAAGCGCCTGTCTGATGAACCGGTTCTCACCCCGCGCCCCAAGTTCTTCGACGACATGGCTGCCTATAACCCTGCTGCCGTTAAGGTCGGCAAGAAAACGGTGCTTCTCTATCGAGGCCAAAACAAAGCCGGCACGTCACAAATAGGCTACGCAGAAAGCACCGACGGCATTCACTTCACCCGCAGCGCCAAACCAGTTCTTTCACCCGAAACCGCATATGAAAAGGATGGAGGCATCGAAGACCCTCGCCTTGTCAAAATCGACGGCACCTACTACCTGACATATACAGGCTACAACAAAACGGATGCGCAATTGTGCCTCGCCACCTCTAAAGACCTGAAGAAGTGGGACCGGGTCGGAATTATCATGCCTGCAAATAAAGGCACGTGGAATACAAAGTGGACGAAGTCTGGTGCCATACTTACGACCAGAGTTAACGGCAAATATTGGATGTATTACCTTGGCACCGCAGACGGTGCCGACCAAATGGGACTGGCCTCATCAACCGATCTGAAACACTGGCAAGACGCCACGAAAAAACCGGTATTGCCAAAGCGCCCCGGCATGTTCGACTCCAAGGTGGTCGAGCCCGGTCCGGCACCGCTATTAACGGATGAAGGCATTCTGCTTATCTACAACGGCGCTGACGACAAATTGGTCTATCGCACCGGCTGGGTTTTGTTCGATAGGAAAGATCCGACCAGAGTGCTGCGACGATCAGACGAACCATTCTTTGTACCGGAAAAGAAGTGGGAAATCGAAGGGCAAGTGCCCAACGTGGTTTTCGTTGAAGGTCTGACACAAGAAGGCAGCAAGCTGAACTTGTATTACGGTGGCGGCGACACAAGCACCGGCGTTGTGCAGTGCGAACTCAAGAAATAG
- a CDS encoding 3' terminal RNA ribose 2'-O-methyltransferase Hen1, which translates to MLLTISTTHQPATDLGFLLHKNPSQVQSFELSFGQVHVFYPEANNERCTVAMLLDVDPVALVRGKAEGSAEGGGLDQYVNDRPYVASSFVSVAIAQVFRSALSGKSKEKPELADAALPLVASVSVIPCRAGEDYLRGLFEPLGYEVTVTQPELDSKFGEWGKSKYYALTLTKNCKLRELLTHLYVLLPVLDNDKHYYVGDAEVEKLLRHGEGWLNNHPKKQDISNKYLKHRHSLVRQINERLAADESNEDPDAVAEKKEAEEESLERKISLNERRIGTVVSVLKQNNAHRVVDLGCGGGKLLKALLEEKEFSEIVGMDVSHRALEIAHQRLYLDRLPEMKRARIKLMQGSLTYRDARIAGYDAATLIEVIEHLDEPRLSALEKVVFKFARPKLVVVTTPNVEYNATFENLPAGKLRHRDHRFEWTRNEFQDWSHRIATTYGYKVQFLPVGDEDPALGAPTQMGVFTT; encoded by the coding sequence ATGCTCCTCACGATCTCGACTACACATCAACCTGCTACAGACCTGGGATTTTTGCTTCACAAGAACCCCAGCCAGGTGCAGTCGTTCGAACTTTCATTTGGTCAGGTGCATGTTTTCTACCCCGAAGCCAACAACGAAAGATGCACGGTGGCGATGCTGCTCGACGTCGATCCGGTCGCACTTGTGCGCGGAAAAGCGGAAGGCTCCGCAGAAGGGGGAGGTCTGGATCAATATGTGAACGACAGACCATACGTCGCGTCATCTTTTGTCAGCGTCGCCATCGCTCAGGTTTTTCGTTCAGCTCTGTCAGGCAAAAGCAAAGAGAAGCCGGAGCTGGCGGACGCAGCACTGCCTCTGGTGGCATCAGTTTCAGTAATTCCCTGCCGCGCAGGCGAAGATTATTTGCGCGGTTTGTTCGAGCCCCTCGGTTACGAGGTCACGGTCACCCAACCCGAGCTTGATAGCAAATTTGGAGAATGGGGAAAGAGCAAATATTACGCACTGACTCTGACGAAAAACTGCAAGCTGCGCGAGCTTCTCACGCATTTATATGTGTTGCTACCGGTCCTGGATAACGACAAACACTACTACGTCGGTGACGCCGAAGTGGAAAAACTGCTGCGGCACGGCGAGGGCTGGTTGAACAACCACCCCAAGAAACAAGATATCTCCAATAAGTATTTAAAACATCGACACAGCCTGGTCCGTCAGATCAACGAAAGGCTCGCAGCGGATGAATCCAACGAAGATCCTGATGCCGTCGCTGAGAAGAAAGAAGCCGAAGAAGAGTCACTGGAAAGAAAAATCAGTCTAAACGAGAGACGCATAGGCACAGTAGTGTCGGTGCTCAAACAAAACAACGCGCACCGCGTGGTTGATCTCGGATGCGGCGGAGGCAAGCTGTTGAAGGCGTTGCTTGAAGAAAAGGAATTCTCAGAAATTGTGGGAATGGATGTTTCGCACCGAGCGCTGGAAATCGCACATCAGAGATTGTATCTAGATCGACTGCCCGAAATGAAGCGAGCCAGAATCAAACTCATGCAGGGCTCACTCACATATCGAGATGCGAGAATCGCCGGGTACGACGCAGCCACACTGATTGAAGTCATTGAACATCTGGATGAGCCTCGACTATCAGCCCTGGAAAAGGTGGTCTTCAAGTTTGCCAGACCAAAACTCGTCGTGGTCACAACTCCGAACGTGGAATACAACGCCACTTTTGAGAACCTGCCGGCAGGGAAATTGCGGCACAGAGACCATCGATTCGAATGGACACGCAATGAATTTCAAGATTGGTCGCATCGAATCGCCACCACATACGGTTATAAAGTTCAGTTCCTGCCTGTCGGCGACGAAGACCCTGCTCTCGGCGCACCTACACAAATGGGTGTATTCACGACATGA
- a CDS encoding polynucleotide kinase-phosphatase, producing the protein MKIILPELCVVALIGVSGSGKSTFARKHFKPTEVISSDFCRALVSDDENNQAATNDAFDVLYYIAGKRLDAGLLTVIDATNVQDDARKPLLNLAKEHHCLSAAIVLDLPEQICNSRNEARPDRNFGPHVIPRQRQQLRKAIKQLKREGFRYIYILDSEEKIEAATIERQPLWNNLKHEHGPFDIIGDVHGCFDELLELVSNLGYSVTRTETAPFGFSVSAPHQRKACFVGDLVDRGPNTPDVLRLVMSMMEANIAICVPGNHDVKLMRKLKGADVRITHGLAESLEQLERETPEFKNQIVEWVDKLISHYVLDDGKLVVAHAGMKEKFQGRGSAKVRDFALFGETTGETDEYGLPVRYNWASDYRGNAMVVYGHTPVVEPEWINRTICIDTGCVFGGKLTALRYPERELVSVPAKKIYYESVKPFLPESEDSPPVEKHTAENDVLDLNDVIGKRVVQTRFGRSVMIREENAIAALEVMSRFAVNPKWLVYLPPTMSPSETSKQPGMLEHPTEAFNYYLEQGIAKVVCEEKHMGSRAAVVVGKDTNAIEKRFGIKSEGSGICYTRTGRRFFDKPQLETELIAEITTAITKANLWEEFSTDWFVLDCELMPWSAKAQELIKDQYAAVGAAARTSITSALQALNETQQRGIDVSGLTERFKSRETSVNLYTESYQRYCWTVNGLSDYKLAPFHIMASEGKVHIDQNHQWHMNHIARIAEQSNGLIISTQHRIVDLTDKEAVADATQWWTELTNAGGEGMVIKPFDFIARGTRGFVQPAVKCRGREYLRIIYGPEYTNEEHLQRLRRRGLASKRGLAAREFALGIEALERFVRHEPLYRVHECVFGVLALESEPVDPRL; encoded by the coding sequence ATGAAAATTATCCTTCCAGAACTGTGTGTTGTAGCGCTGATCGGTGTCTCCGGATCAGGCAAGTCTACCTTTGCACGCAAACATTTCAAGCCAACCGAAGTGATCTCCTCCGACTTCTGCCGCGCCCTTGTTTCCGACGACGAAAACAATCAAGCTGCGACAAATGATGCTTTCGACGTTTTGTACTACATTGCAGGTAAACGGCTTGATGCTGGTCTACTTACGGTTATCGATGCAACTAATGTTCAGGACGACGCGCGCAAACCGCTCCTCAACCTCGCGAAAGAGCACCACTGTCTCAGTGCAGCGATAGTGTTGGACCTGCCTGAGCAAATCTGCAACTCACGCAATGAAGCTCGCCCGGACCGAAACTTTGGTCCACATGTGATTCCACGCCAGAGGCAGCAGCTCCGCAAGGCAATTAAACAACTGAAGAGAGAAGGATTTAGATATATCTATATTCTCGACTCAGAAGAAAAGATCGAGGCAGCGACGATCGAACGTCAGCCGCTCTGGAACAACCTGAAGCATGAGCATGGTCCATTCGATATTATCGGTGACGTGCACGGATGTTTCGATGAATTGCTCGAACTCGTAAGTAATTTGGGATACTCCGTAACGCGCACGGAGACGGCGCCGTTCGGATTCTCAGTCAGCGCTCCGCATCAACGCAAAGCCTGCTTCGTCGGCGACCTCGTTGACAGAGGTCCGAACACGCCAGACGTACTGAGACTGGTGATGAGCATGATGGAAGCAAACATCGCCATTTGCGTTCCAGGCAATCACGACGTCAAACTGATGCGGAAATTGAAAGGCGCCGACGTACGTATCACTCATGGACTGGCGGAATCGCTTGAGCAACTTGAGCGCGAAACGCCTGAGTTTAAAAATCAGATTGTTGAGTGGGTAGACAAACTGATAAGCCATTACGTGCTCGATGACGGCAAACTGGTTGTCGCCCACGCCGGTATGAAAGAGAAATTCCAGGGCAGGGGTTCAGCCAAAGTGCGTGACTTCGCGCTATTTGGCGAAACCACTGGCGAAACCGACGAATATGGACTGCCAGTGCGCTACAACTGGGCCAGTGACTATCGTGGCAACGCAATGGTCGTGTACGGACACACGCCCGTTGTAGAACCGGAGTGGATCAATCGCACCATCTGCATAGATACTGGTTGCGTATTTGGTGGCAAGCTCACGGCACTACGCTATCCAGAGCGCGAACTTGTTTCAGTGCCGGCAAAGAAAATCTACTACGAGTCGGTCAAGCCATTTCTTCCGGAATCGGAGGATAGTCCGCCGGTCGAGAAACATACAGCAGAGAACGATGTTCTGGATTTGAATGACGTAATCGGCAAGCGTGTTGTTCAAACGCGCTTTGGACGCTCAGTGATGATTCGCGAAGAGAACGCTATTGCGGCTCTGGAGGTAATGAGTCGCTTCGCTGTCAATCCTAAATGGCTCGTCTACCTGCCTCCGACAATGTCTCCGAGCGAGACAAGCAAGCAGCCGGGAATGCTTGAACATCCGACCGAAGCATTCAACTACTACCTTGAGCAAGGCATAGCAAAAGTCGTCTGCGAGGAGAAACATATGGGTTCTCGCGCTGCCGTTGTAGTGGGAAAAGACACCAACGCCATCGAGAAACGATTTGGTATCAAATCTGAGGGCTCTGGAATTTGTTACACCCGCACAGGGCGGAGATTCTTCGATAAACCGCAACTCGAGACTGAGTTAATTGCTGAAATCACGACAGCGATAACAAAAGCAAATCTGTGGGAAGAATTCAGCACCGATTGGTTTGTCCTGGATTGCGAGCTCATGCCCTGGTCAGCCAAGGCGCAAGAACTCATTAAGGATCAGTACGCAGCGGTAGGCGCGGCCGCCCGCACATCGATTACATCGGCATTGCAGGCGCTGAACGAAACACAACAACGCGGCATTGACGTGAGTGGGTTGACGGAAAGGTTCAAGAGCCGTGAAACATCTGTCAATCTCTACACTGAATCTTACCAACGCTACTGTTGGACCGTGAACGGGTTGAGCGACTACAAACTGGCACCATTTCACATAATGGCGTCGGAAGGAAAAGTACACATCGATCAAAATCATCAATGGCACATGAACCACATTGCCCGAATCGCCGAACAAAGCAACGGCTTGATCATCAGCACACAACACAGGATCGTCGACCTGACTGACAAAGAAGCAGTCGCAGACGCCACACAATGGTGGACGGAATTGACAAATGCCGGCGGTGAGGGCATGGTGATCAAACCGTTCGATTTCATCGCCAGAGGCACGCGCGGCTTTGTACAGCCTGCTGTAAAATGCCGTGGACGAGAATATCTGCGCATCATTTACGGTCCCGAATACACGAATGAGGAGCATCTGCAAAGACTGCGCCGCCGCGGTTTAGCCAGCAAGCGCGGTCTGGCTGCTCGCGAATTTGCACTCGGCATAGAGGCTCTCGAAAGATTCGTGCGTCACGAACCACTCTACCGGGTTCATGAGTGTGTTTTCGGCGTACTTGCGCTGGAAAGCGAGCCGGTCGACCCTCGCTTGTAG